The genomic segment agttaatataaaaattaaattctaagggataaaattaaaaaacaaatattcaaaacaaaatatatataagaatcaaaagtttaaggatcaaatttaatataattagcaaataatatgatatttttaaatttttcacaactttcacaAAGTGTTCCGTTAACCAACCTTTTTAATGGTAAACAaatacaagaaagtttggaaacaaacacaacctcagattttttaaattgagaattttgtttttttaatttcatcctttaactttttttatttgttatttttcctgCGAATAAATGAtaactaattatattaaaacatgtCTCATCTTCATTTGGTTTCTTAATCACACTGTACATGAGCACCTCGTCTCACTCACAAATTCATAATCAACATACCAAGTTTCATATGAATTAGGTCTGCATCATATTAATAGAAAGCATCGCTTGAACTTTCTCTGCAAGGCCATCCTTGCTGCGTAATTCTCTACAGGCATGCTAGTTTCAATGCAAAGAAAAAGGCTGTTCTATTTTACACTTCAAGCAAAATAATGCTTTACAGATTTAGTTCTTCCTTCCCATAGATACGCTGGAGCTCACGAGTTGCAGCTTGGAACGATTCTGAGGAAAAGCGGGAGAGGTGAAAATAGAAGGGAGTTAGAATGCAAGTGTTGGCAAAATTATTGAATGCAAAATGCCTCAAAAGTTTTAAACTCTCCCGCCTTCTATTTCTAAGAAAACAGAGTAAGAACTAAAATTCCACAAGCAAAAGTGTGGTTGCACTTCGCACCATGGGTCCTGGTTCTCAACTACAGCAATGCTAAAGGCCTTGCACTCGCAATCAAGAGATAGATTGAGAAAGTTATTTCATGCAAATATCTAGTAGGGGATGACTGCCTCAAAAGTTCCTCAGAAACACCATAAATAAATGGATAATCATATTTTACAAGCGTGCTTGTATGCACAATTAGTAAGAGTGTTCAAGTCTTTAAAGAATTCTAAACATACAAAAGGCAAAGAGTCAAACAAATATACCACTTACCTTTCCAGATGCGGAAGGATTTCTGATTAATAGGTGCGCCAAAAACAGTTTGAATCACGTCAAATAACATGCTCTCAGGAGTGCTCCTTAATTCTTGTACTATCTGATAGATAGTTTTtccattttcaaaatatatatgattattcGGGTGTTTTGTCTTGCAACCAGCATGACGTTCAAACTCATAAGCATTGAGCACCTGACACCCAAATTATAAAGCAGATCAGTGGTGTTTGAAAAAATTCATCCAGGCAAAGACTATAGCCAATAAGAAGCTTACCTTGGAATAATTACATGATTGGCACCCACAAAGATAGCCAGAACCTTTTATAATGCCACGAAGCTCCTTGTTCAATGCAGAGTACAACAAGGTCACTAGATTGAAAATACAACAGAAAGAAATGGAGCAGTTTCGTTATCAGGAAAAGGggccaaatttaaaaaagatttaccTCGCGTGACAAGGAAACATACTTTACAGGGACCCCATCAAGCATACCAGTTGATATCAAACTTCTGACATTTGAAGGAAAGCTGTTTGGAGCTTCTTTTCTGGTAGTTTTCAACTCTGGTCTGTTTTTGGAAACAGGTTCAGTTCTGGATTTGGTTGCCTGCGTATTGCTTGCAACTGCCTTGGCAGTTGTAGCCCTCAGCTCCTTTTCATCAACTGCTTCTCGTGTTCGAACAGAGGATTGATCATAAGAGTGGTCATAGCTGCTGAGTGGCCCATCAACAGGTATAATATCATGTGCATCATCAAATCCCCCAAAAGATAATAAATTGGTGTCTTCCTTGCTATACGCATCGCTTATTGGAATAGCACTATCATCAACTTTGATGTAAGTGGAACTTGTTGGACCAACATGGACATCTTCTCCATTGTAGGTGTGACCCATCATTGTGACACTGTTATCTTCTTTATCAAATGCATGTCCCGTTGATATAAAGCTACTTTGGCTTTCCCTCTGGAAGGCCTGACCTGTAGAATTGTTACTGTCACTTTCAATTGTGAAACCATGTCCCTTTGGAGCATGCACACCACTGTCGAAGTCCTTAACCTGatttattttgacttttctAATACCACCGTAGTTGAGGCAGGCTTCAGGTGCATTTGATTCAACTGTTCCAGCAGGATATAAATTCCTTTCAGCAAAATTGACAGATCTTGCAGTTTCAGCCCCAAATAAACGATGAATAAATTGATTTGGGACAGACTGAAAACCAGAGGTGTTATGCCAAGAAGGAGAATTTGCACTGGGAATTCCAGAAGTTGTGGTGCTGTTTGGAGTTTGCACTGCTTGCTTCTTGTTAGGGAACAACTCAGGCTCAGTATCATCTATAAACCACTGATGAGATCGTTTAGATTCAAGCCTAGGAGGATTCTCAAATGCTGGATCTCCATCTGTACCCTTTGACATCCAAAATCCCTTGTTCTGGTAAACCCACAATGGGAAAATTATTCcaagaggaaaagaaattcATATTCAGCACCAAAATATTATCCCAACATATCTTTACAACTCTCAAGAGTATCCATATCATTGTCTTTGACTAACAACCATAAAACTCCACACACAATTCGGGAATTTTGTCCCttgaaaaaatttacaaaaaaataaataaataaaatttactcCTGAGAAAcatgaaatcatcaacaatttcatttttctcaCAAAGTGGAAGACAGGGTGACAGCAATGACAACAAATAACTCTAGGGGAAGAGCAAATTTAGCAACTCATTTGTTTCTATTTGGAGCATCATCAAGCAAGCAATTGATCTGATAAAGCAACACATGTATGCAAACCTCTATACTCTAAACTTGATAAAATTGCAGTtgataaaaaacacaaaatctttACACTGCTAAGCACTACTACTAGcattgcatgcatgcatgctaaCAATTCATGTACAAATACAGGGAAACTATTCAGTACTTCCACTTTCATGTTCCTCTACTCGAAGCATCACGATGATAACTACTAAAGGGCCCCATTTTTATGCGAGTAGGGAGTAATACATAAGAATTACTATACATACCATTTTCCTGTGCCTCTCCGAATTTTTACTCTTCTTTCCTCAACCGATCATCTTCAACCTTttagcataaaataaaataaaaatgacaaaaaaagtcGCTTCAAGTTCTCAGTCACAGATATGAAAACCCCAATTAAATAAGAtaacctaaccctaaaaaaaGCGAGATTGAAGTTTTTGACAACCTTAAAATTTTACGATGGTCGGCAATCTGACCGGAACGTTGACTTGCGGTCCGCTGAATTAATCGGcgatgaaaattgaaaaaaaataatagtagtagtagtaaaatttatttatcgAGATGAGGGGGAGGGGAGTTTTTGGTGTTTGTGTCTGAGGAGCACTCGATTTTTTCCCGTGAAAGGGAACTAGAAATGGGCTACATCTGCATTCACGGTTAAATTTATCTCAGTCGTACGCGTGTGCTTTAATTTCGTAAAACAGTTTTGCCGAGCGGCGTTTTGGTCTTTTCACTTTAGATGAGAGAAGGGAAGGAGGAGGCACAAACTTCATATCAACCACTGTTCCACCTCCACCACGTGagttttaaatttacaatatcaCCCTTGcagtaaagttttaattttacccgTAATGGTTTAAATATTAGCTGGTAAGAGCGCTAGTTCGAAAATGCTTGCGCAGCTGTTGCCGTTTAAGACAGATATTCAGTAAGGGTTCTAGATTCcggtaattgttgtttttttaatgcgttttttattttaaaataattaatttttaatattatcatattaaaaatatttaaaaatattaaaataatattaatttaaataaataaaaattaattcttttcaaaaacatttttaaaatataaaaacaaatattgtattAAGCTTAAGATACCTCGTCCTTGCACGTAGTTTCTTTTTTTCCGTATGTTCATGATCATAACCTTGTACGAAGTAAATTAGGACACCTTGATCAGAGCTAGAGATCAAGAAACTAGAATCCTTCCTAAACCAGCAATCATAAATCCCaccagaaacaaaaaaacttataagTTTGATGAAGAACAAAAATCCAAGACGCAGCAGCAATATTGGCAAACTTGCAATATCAACTGCAGGAGAGAAAAAACTCATGCGGCTAACTTTTAATCTTAATAACAACAGCAATTGCAGCCATTATTTTATCAACCCGTCTTGACACAACAATTAGTTTATACTAactaggttaattttttatttttataaaaaagctgGGGCTTAATATTGGCAAAATTCAAGGCTATTTGAATCTGCACATGTAAGATCCAAGTTTATTTTGAATCCTGTATAGCAAATGACTCAAGATTATTTTAGGTTCTGCTGAAAACATGACCCAATGATAATTGGGTTTTGGTATAGGTCAAGCATCATGTGTGCGCTTGAAGAGTACTAAAGCAGGCAGCCCAAGCACCACATGTGCGCTTGGTCTGCCAGCACACAAGCAGGCAGCCCAAGCATCACGTGTGCGCTGGGTCTCCCTAGCACACAGGCATTAGCCCAAGTGCTAcatggtttttctttgatagtaataactgtttttttaaatttattaataataacaataaaaataacaataacaataataatactttttaattttacctttcaaatcaaatctatggttattttttaatattaagaatattttttttctaatttagtaattattttattaataatattaattattataaaaataataatatttataacacaaaagataatatttttaatattaatacttttgattatagtaaaaataataatattcataacacaaataatacaatttttaattccaagaatatttagaacacaaataataatattttttatattaaagctttgaattattataaaaataataatattacaacataaataataatatatttgatatgaatactttgtattataagaaaaattataatattta from the Populus nigra chromosome 1, ddPopNigr1.1, whole genome shotgun sequence genome contains:
- the LOC133688276 gene encoding uncharacterized protein LOC133688276 isoform X2 — protein: MNKGFWMSKGTDGDPAFENPPRLESKRSHQWFIDDTEPELFPNKKQAVQTPNSTTTSGIPSANSPSWHNTSGFQSVPNQFIHRLFGAETARSVNFAERNLYPAGTVESNAPEACLNYGGIRKVKINQVKDFDSGVHAPKGHGFTIESDSNNSTGQAFQRESQSSFISTGHAFDKEDNSVTMMGHTYNGEDVHVGPTSSTYIKVDDSAIPISDAYSKEDTNLLSFGGFDDAHDIIPVDGPLSSYDHSYDQSSVRTREAVDEKELRATTAKAVASNTQATKSRTEPVSKNRPELKTTRKEAPNSFPSNVRSLISTGMLDGVPVKYVSLSRELRGIIKGSGYLCGCQSCNYSKVLNAYEFERHAGCKTKHPNNHIYFENGKTIYQIVQELRSTPESMLFDVIQTVFGAPINQKSFRIWKESFQAATRELQRIYGKEELNL
- the LOC133688276 gene encoding uncharacterized protein LOC133688276 isoform X1 → MNKGFWMSKGTDGDPAFENPPRLESKRSHQWFIDDTEPELFPNKKQAVQTPNSTTTSGIPSANSPSWHNTSGFQSVPNQFIHRLFGAETARSVNFAERNLYPAGTVESNAPEACLNYGGIRKVKINQVKDFDSGVHAPKGHGFTIESDSNNSTGQAFQRESQSSFISTGHAFDKEDNSVTMMGHTYNGEDVHVGPTSSTYIKVDDSAIPISDAYSKEDTNLLSFGGFDDAHDIIPVDGPLSSYDHSYDQSSVRTREAVDEKELRATTAKAVASNTQATKSRTEPVSKNRPELKTTRKEAPNSFPSNVRSLISTGMLDGVPVKYVSLSREELRGIIKGSGYLCGCQSCNYSKVLNAYEFERHAGCKTKHPNNHIYFENGKTIYQIVQELRSTPESMLFDVIQTVFGAPINQKSFRIWKESFQAATRELQRIYGKEELNL